A region of the Sphingomonas sp. S2-65 genome:
CCGCAACGAAGATTGGGAAAGCATCGCCCGCTTCGTCGTGGGCGCATTTCGCGCGGACGTCGCGCGGGCAGGTGCAAGTACCAGCGCGGAGGTCACGAAGCTGGTGGCGGAGCTCTGCGGGATCAGTCCCGAGTTCGAAGCGCTGTGGCAGGACAACGACGTGGTCGCGCACGGCGAAGGGGTGAAGCGCATTCACCATCCCGACGCGGGGTTGCTTGCGATGGAGTTTTCCTCGTTCGCCATGGAAGGACGGCCGGAGCTTGGGATGATCATCTACAATCCGGCTTCGCCCGAAGACGCCGAACGGCTGCGTGCGCTGCTGGACGTGCATGAGGATTGACCACACCGAAGCGGTCCGATGCGGTAACTTTGACCCACATCCGGCCATTCAGACCGCCCTTCCCGCTCCCCAGCTTCGGACATTCATTCAGGTCAGCCAGGCACCTGCTTTCGGCACTTCGTTCGCGCCGGCTGAACGACCACAAGTGGGTGGTTAGCTGCCAGGCCGCTTTTAAGAAGTGAGCAGCGAGAGCGGACGAAGAACGGAACGGACCTCGTCTTCATAGGTGCTTAACCGTGCAAGCGGATAACACAATATCGGATGCACCGGGTCATGCACGAAGTCAGTGGGCGGCTATAATAGAGCATCAGCGTTGCACATCTGCAGTGGGATACATCATGTCCGCGATCAGCTCCGTTTCGGCCGCTTCACCTCTGCTGTTGTTCCCGGCTGTAGATGACTCCGGAGCTGACAATCAGGCGGGCGCTCCGGAAGCGGTGTCGGCGCCTATTGCTGACCCACGACCGGCGTCCCTAGCACCGGAGACCACCGCAGCCCTTCTGGCGGAGCAAGCGGCACAAAAGCAGGTATCTGCAGCGCGCATAGACTTGAGCGGCCAAGATCTTCGCGGCGCGGATCTCACAGCGCTGGACCTAAAAGGGGCCGATCTACGCGGTGCCGACCTGTCGGGCATGAATTTGAGTGGTCTCGATCTGTCGGGTGCAAACCTGTCAGACGCGAAGCTCTCGGGTGCGATTCTGAATGGTGCGATCCTCACCAATGTCTTGGCACAACGCGCAGATATTCGAGGTGCGGCGCTGATTAACGCTGCAATGAGCGGCGGGGACTTCTCAGATAGCAACTTCAGCGGCGCATATCTCGGTGCGGTCGGTAAGGAAGATAGCCTCGTTGGGGCCGCTTGGATGTCGGTGAAGAACGCCAACTTTAACGGATCCAACTTCCAGAACGCTCATCTGAGGAGATTAGGGATCCTCGATGCGTCGGCTGACCGTGCCGACTTCGGCGGTGCGAAAATGGATTCGGTGTATCTATCTAATGCGTCACTCCGCGACGCCAATTTCGATCATCTCGGCGGCTCGTCGGTAAGCTTCGAGAACAGTGACGTTAGTGGCTCGGCGATGACCAACATGGTTGTGGGAAGCAAGGGATACTCGAACACGATCCTGGAAGGCGCCCGCTTCGCCGGATCCTCTTTTAATCACACCGGCTTCACGTTGACGGATCTGAGGACCGCGGATCTCTCAGGAGTGATCCCTGAGGCACAATTCTCGGGCTTCGGTCTGACGAATATGTCGGGGCTCGATTTCAGCGGCTTCGATTTCTTCGGAGCTCACTTCAATGATTCGCCTGCGGGAGGGGGCGTTACGCAGCGGGTCCCGACCGCCGGCGCCTCGTACAAGGGGACAAATTTCTCCGGCGCCGATTTCGATCATGCATCTTTCTATAAGGAAGGCGACCTCAGCGCCGTTGATTTCTCCGGGGCGAAGTTCAACCAGACAATGATCGACAATCTAGCGAGATCGGCGCTCGCCGGGCGCGAGGGTCTCCGCGAAAGCCAAGGAGACGCTATTTCGCGTGCGGAGAGCCAGGCGGTACTCGACATGAGCAGGGGACGTCGGCCCATCGAGCGGGGCTTTCGAATGCCCGATGACTTACTTTACCGGGCGAGCGCCGGAAACGGCTACGCCTTAAATGATCAGGACCCGGACGATCGGATAAAAATCGGCCGGATTTGGGCCGAGAACGGATGGACCGGCATGGTCATGAGTCCGTTGGTCCAGTCGCGGGCTGAGGAGGACGCCAGCCCACCCGGAGCAGTCGCCAAGACCATGCCCGGCTCGTCCTCAACTGATACGGGCGCGAACTCCGCGCTTGAGACGCTGAAATCGGTGAACGAGGCTATGCGCACCTCAGCCGAGGCGGATCGACAACAAGGGTTGATCGAACTGTTCCGGGCTGCAGGTCCAGACGCTCGCGAGAGGTAGGGCGAGCACCGCCTGACAGACCATCGAGCCGTTCGCATCGAGATGACAGGTCACCTCAAGGGCCCGTTTGAGCGCCGAAGGGCGGTGCGGAGAGAGCGGCGCAAGGGGTACTTCTGCCACGCGCTTACATGATCAGCGGCCCTCGACTGGCACATGAACTGCTTTCTAGCGCCGAAGCCATCACATCTGCGCTTTTAGCTTTGCGGGCCTTCCGTGCTCGATGAACGAACGGCCGGTTTTTGGGTAAAGCGGCGAACCTCCCGAGTGGCCGAGTTTGGGTCTTCGCCGCCCCAAGGCCGCCCGTCGGCTTCCGACCCAATTGCAGGCGTTTCCAGTTCCCTTCACAATACCGGAATGAGCGCACTCGTATTCGGCTTGGCATCCCTAATGAGCATAGCAGCGACCGAGGAACCGGAACCGCAGTCGGCTCCTTTGCAAATGGCCCCTGCCGCACAGATCGAAGCTCCCCCAAGCGCGACCAAACTCGCCCTGATGAAGCGCTTCCTGAGGGCCATAGGTCGCCAACACCAACTTGATAGCGGGAGCTTTCTTGAGCGTTACGCCATACCGGGCGGAGTGATGTGGCCCATGAAGGCAGGTCCCCTGCCAGCCGAAGACTTGCTGGGTGGGTTTGAACGACGGATGTCAGCGCTCAAGAAAGCCTATGAAAAGCACCGTTCGACCTATCAGCAGGCCTACGAGCACCATGTGAACTGGGAGTTCACTGAGGAGGAGTTGGCTAAGATCGTGGAGTTCTTGGAAAGCCCGGTCGGACAACATTACCTTGACGGTCGTTGGCGGATGGAAGCGTATACGGACACAAACATCGAGGACGTTGAGCAAGAGATTGTAGCCGAAGCCCAAGCCAGCTTGGCAAAGTAGCTAGTGGCAGCTCCTACCCGTTAACCGCCATTCAATCACGAGACGTCGCCTCGAATGCGGACCGTCCACTTATAGGTCCTCGCTATCGGCACGGGAACGACCGAAATTGGGGCGCTTAGCGGCCCGGTGGGGCCGAGATGAATGAACGTCGGCTTCTGGGGAGCGGGAAGGGCGGTCTGAACGTCCACTTGTGGGTCTAAGCGTCTGGCCAACGAAGCGTATCGATCAAGATGCGGAGGGCGGGGCTGACGCGACGATCGGGATAGTAGAGGTGGCATCCGGGATAGGGGGTGCAGAACTTCGTGAGTACCTGCACCAGCCGACCGTCCGCGATTTCGTCGGCGACGTCATGTTCCATCATGTAGCCGAGACCCGCGCCGGCTCGGGTAGCAGCTGCCGCTAACACCTCGTCGTTGACGATCAGCTGACCCGGCACCCTCATGCGGATGTCGCGCTGATTCACGCTGAACTCCCACGGCAGCAGGCCACCTCCACCGAGCAGGCGATAGTTGACGCAGACATGATCCTTGAGGTCGTCCGGCGTTCGTGGAAAATTCCGGTGCGCAAAATAGTCCGGCGTTCCCACCACCACCGTGCGGAGTGGTGGGCCGACCGGGATGGCGACCATGTCGCGCTGCACGGTCTCGCCCAACCTAATGCCTGCGTCGAAGCCGCCGGCGATGAGGTCGATGAGGCGATCTTCGACGATGACCTCGACCGCAATATTCGGATGATCACGCAGGAAATGCGGCAGTCGGGGCGCCAGAATGGTCCGCGCGGCGTAGCCGAAGGTCGTGATCCGCACCGTGCCCGACGGCGCGTCCCGCCAGTCCGCGAGAGCGGCCAGTCCGGTGGCCACCTGCGCCAACCCTGGTTCGATCGCGCGCAGTAGCAGTTCGCCGGCGGCTGTGGGCGCCACGGAGCGCGTCGTCCTCGCCAGCAGGCGCACGCCTAGCCGCGTCTCCAAAGCCTTCATCGCGTGGCTCAGCGCCGAGGGTGACAGCCCGAGCTCCGCCGCTGCCCGGGTGAAGCTGCGCGCGCGCGCGCAACGGTTGCGAACGCCGCCAGATCATCGAGGTCGCCACGCCGCATTGCTGCATGATGCTCACAAGTCCTTACGGTCAGCAACGGCTAATCGGCGGGCAGCTTCGCGCCTAATTGAGTGGCGAACAAGGAGACGCGAACTATGGACCTGACCCA
Encoded here:
- a CDS encoding LysR family transcriptional regulator, with amino-acid sequence MSPSALSHAMKALETRLGVRLLARTTRSVAPTAAGELLLRAIEPGLAQVATGLAALADWRDAPSGTVRITTFGYAARTILAPRLPHFLRDHPNIAVEVIVEDRLIDLIAGGFDAGIRLGETVQRDMVAIPVGPPLRTVVVGTPDYFAHRNFPRTPDDLKDHVCVNYRLLGGGGLLPWEFSVNQRDIRMRVPGQLIVNDEVLAAAATRAGAGLGYMMEHDVADEIADGRLVQVLTKFCTPYPGCHLYYPDRRVSPALRILIDTLRWPDA
- a CDS encoding pentapeptide repeat-containing protein, whose amino-acid sequence is MSAISSVSAASPLLLFPAVDDSGADNQAGAPEAVSAPIADPRPASLAPETTAALLAEQAAQKQVSAARIDLSGQDLRGADLTALDLKGADLRGADLSGMNLSGLDLSGANLSDAKLSGAILNGAILTNVLAQRADIRGAALINAAMSGGDFSDSNFSGAYLGAVGKEDSLVGAAWMSVKNANFNGSNFQNAHLRRLGILDASADRADFGGAKMDSVYLSNASLRDANFDHLGGSSVSFENSDVSGSAMTNMVVGSKGYSNTILEGARFAGSSFNHTGFTLTDLRTADLSGVIPEAQFSGFGLTNMSGLDFSGFDFFGAHFNDSPAGGGVTQRVPTAGASYKGTNFSGADFDHASFYKEGDLSAVDFSGAKFNQTMIDNLARSALAGREGLRESQGDAISRAESQAVLDMSRGRRPIERGFRMPDDLLYRASAGNGYALNDQDPDDRIKIGRIWAENGWTGMVMSPLVQSRAEEDASPPGAVAKTMPGSSSTDTGANSALETLKSVNEAMRTSAEADRQQGLIELFRAAGPDARER
- a CDS encoding DUF2059 domain-containing protein; protein product: MSALVFGLASLMSIAATEEPEPQSAPLQMAPAAQIEAPPSATKLALMKRFLRAIGRQHQLDSGSFLERYAIPGGVMWPMKAGPLPAEDLLGGFERRMSALKKAYEKHRSTYQQAYEHHVNWEFTEEELAKIVEFLESPVGQHYLDGRWRMEAYTDTNIEDVEQEIVAEAQASLAK